From Alienimonas californiensis, a single genomic window includes:
- a CDS encoding leucine-rich repeat domain-containing protein, whose translation MTTRPARSRSARPSVRGFVRRRVCWTAPALLAPALALGLATPGCEPEGADDSALVAERDAALAERDALKVRVATLEADGGGADLDPLLEALRNAGATVTEDGGVVTAVSMPATSSTNAAHLLPLLLMPELKTLTLGGPSFDDEAMAVVGKLTGLERLDISGTPVSNDGLAKLSGLTNLKVLRLKTVSVDDLTPLEGMTELRELDVRFSNVGDAAMDSVAKLPNLSALKLERSAVTDDGLQKLSAEQPLRVLDLDTGFSDPLPILAEKGYTDLRALELDRTDIYGAEGFAPLKQFKELRLLSLQEAYPYDEDLQPVLGELTNLESLNLRQTPVTNALMPTVGELTNLKTLNLAEVSAVTEPGLKELAPLTKMEDLDLWATGATDATMTEVIAGFENLTALSLQQTKVGDEGLKALADLKQLERLDLSETQVTDESVAVLKALPNLQSLTLKNTEITSEGVAELQEANPDLNIVK comes from the coding sequence GTGACGACCCGCCCCGCCCGCTCCCGCTCCGCCCGCCCGTCGGTTCGTGGATTCGTTCGTCGGCGCGTCTGTTGGACGGCCCCGGCGCTGCTCGCCCCGGCACTGGCCCTCGGGTTGGCGACGCCCGGTTGCGAACCGGAGGGCGCCGACGACTCCGCCCTCGTCGCCGAACGCGACGCCGCCCTCGCCGAACGCGACGCCCTCAAGGTCCGCGTCGCCACGCTGGAGGCCGACGGCGGGGGCGCCGACCTCGACCCGCTGCTGGAGGCTCTCCGCAACGCCGGGGCGACCGTCACCGAGGACGGCGGCGTCGTCACCGCGGTCTCCATGCCGGCGACCAGCTCCACGAACGCGGCCCATCTGCTGCCCCTGCTCCTCATGCCGGAGCTGAAAACACTCACCCTCGGCGGTCCCAGCTTCGACGACGAGGCGATGGCCGTCGTCGGCAAGCTCACCGGCCTGGAGCGGCTGGACATCTCCGGCACCCCCGTCTCCAACGACGGCCTGGCGAAGCTGTCCGGGCTGACGAACCTCAAGGTGCTGCGGCTCAAAACCGTTTCCGTCGACGACCTCACCCCGCTGGAGGGGATGACCGAACTGCGGGAGCTGGACGTGCGGTTCTCCAACGTCGGCGACGCCGCGATGGACTCCGTCGCCAAGCTGCCGAACCTCTCCGCGCTGAAGCTCGAACGTTCCGCCGTCACCGACGACGGCCTGCAAAAGCTCTCCGCGGAGCAGCCGCTCCGCGTGCTGGACCTGGACACCGGCTTCTCCGACCCGCTGCCGATCCTCGCGGAGAAGGGCTACACCGACCTGCGGGCGCTCGAACTGGACCGTACAGACATCTACGGGGCCGAGGGCTTCGCCCCGCTGAAGCAGTTCAAGGAACTGCGTCTGCTCTCCCTGCAAGAGGCCTATCCCTACGACGAAGACCTCCAGCCGGTGCTGGGCGAGCTGACGAACCTCGAATCGCTGAACCTGCGGCAAACGCCGGTCACCAACGCCCTGATGCCGACCGTCGGCGAGCTGACGAACCTCAAAACGCTGAACCTCGCGGAGGTCTCCGCCGTCACCGAGCCGGGCCTGAAAGAGCTGGCCCCGCTGACCAAGATGGAAGACCTCGACCTGTGGGCCACCGGCGCCACCGACGCCACGATGACGGAGGTGATCGCGGGCTTCGAGAACCTGACGGCCCTCTCCCTCCAACAGACGAAGGTCGGCGACGAGGGCCTGAAGGCGCTGGCGGACCTGAAGCAGCTCGAACGGCTGGACCTGTCCGAAACGCAGGTGACCGACGAGTCCGTGGCCGTGCTGAAGGCCCTGCCGAACCTGCAAAGCCTCACGCTGAAGAACACGGAGATCACCTCCGAGGGCGTCGCCGAGCTGCAAGAGGCGAACCCGGACCTGAACATCGTGAAGTGA
- a CDS encoding autotransporter outer membrane beta-barrel domain-containing protein: MKTLFSVWRRRRGLVALRAAAFAAAAVGLTGNALADPEPPTPSTHAKSQPQKAVAESLEKHRPEWKHYTGTYPVGHPKDDGSGTVPYDFYDYDYYSTTKHERYRQLYWLSPALQQQALAQLSGEIYGQLPIARAAIEDQTYRNLGYLLRPNGLVGGVGAPVAIGAGSGPAPIGGIGFDGGSFGPAYGAPCGPTYGGPAGGPYDGGIYGGGFAPGVASDGLMINGPAFDGQMYGSQVYGGQMSGGPMYGGPVYNPTPDPAFASGMTAGTPVPAGSYLTPDGRLVGPDGQPVRPGAASAGPGLPIGPNGQPIRPNGPNFGAPGVGPGLNAPGAAGGLNGAGTPIPDGSTFGPNGEVIGPDGDVLGGGSAAASRRSGSLYGGPLGDPGLMQVGYESAALGGPGYGAPIYGAPAYGGPGYGGPGYGGPGLIGPGMVGGGCSNGLCGPPAGPVCGPAGCGPVCGPVGCGPVCGPSVCGWLTGHYVNGELDGTECRSGLDYDIGGLNAGLSHQICPTLLVGGFVGYSSLSAEANYYNLGEYDVDTFQFGGYFRKIVGNCYFIGAATAGYDEYDVSRNVDFKYYQRPATANFHGCTGSVFGELGYTKAIGCDCSHFIQPFASLQYTRIMRGGVDEKGSFQKDRYNDFFEPSDKGDTKAYKFANEGDEYGSNLTVSETRDHFLRTRVGVRGFRRLRNQCGTFRVLPEVRAYWAHEEFDPSSYTVRLNDSYDCPFVVAGLENVSDAGVLGTGLTFAHCGGCSVYGNVDGFFADRQTALALSGGTQFCW, from the coding sequence GTGAAGACCTTATTTAGCGTGTGGCGCCGCCGCCGCGGGCTCGTCGCCCTGAGGGCCGCCGCCTTCGCCGCCGCGGCCGTCGGCCTGACGGGCAACGCCCTGGCCGACCCGGAACCGCCGACGCCCAGCACGCACGCCAAGAGCCAGCCGCAGAAGGCGGTCGCGGAATCGCTCGAAAAGCATCGCCCGGAGTGGAAGCACTACACGGGCACCTACCCCGTCGGCCACCCGAAGGACGACGGCAGCGGCACGGTGCCGTACGACTTCTACGATTACGACTACTACTCGACCACCAAGCACGAGCGGTATCGCCAACTGTACTGGCTGAGCCCCGCCCTGCAGCAGCAGGCCCTCGCCCAGCTCAGCGGCGAGATCTACGGCCAGCTGCCGATCGCCCGGGCGGCGATTGAGGATCAGACCTACCGGAACCTCGGCTATCTGCTGCGGCCGAACGGCCTGGTCGGCGGCGTCGGCGCCCCCGTGGCGATCGGCGCCGGCTCCGGGCCGGCCCCGATCGGCGGGATCGGCTTCGACGGCGGCTCCTTCGGCCCCGCCTACGGCGCCCCCTGCGGCCCGACCTACGGCGGCCCGGCGGGCGGCCCGTACGACGGCGGGATTTACGGCGGCGGGTTCGCCCCCGGCGTCGCCTCCGACGGCCTGATGATCAACGGCCCGGCGTTCGACGGCCAGATGTACGGCAGCCAGGTGTACGGCGGCCAAATGTCCGGCGGCCCGATGTACGGCGGCCCCGTGTATAACCCGACGCCCGATCCGGCCTTCGCCTCCGGCATGACTGCCGGCACCCCGGTGCCGGCCGGCAGCTACCTCACCCCGGACGGCCGCCTCGTCGGCCCGGACGGCCAGCCGGTGCGTCCCGGCGCCGCCTCCGCCGGCCCCGGTCTGCCGATCGGACCCAACGGGCAGCCGATTCGTCCGAACGGCCCGAACTTCGGCGCCCCCGGCGTCGGCCCCGGCCTGAACGCCCCCGGCGCCGCCGGCGGGTTGAACGGCGCCGGCACCCCGATCCCCGACGGCAGCACCTTCGGCCCGAACGGCGAAGTGATCGGCCCGGACGGCGACGTCCTCGGCGGCGGCTCCGCCGCCGCGTCACGTCGCAGCGGCTCGCTCTACGGCGGACCGTTGGGCGATCCCGGCCTGATGCAGGTCGGCTATGAATCCGCCGCCCTCGGCGGTCCCGGCTACGGTGCTCCGATCTACGGCGCTCCGGCGTACGGCGGACCCGGCTACGGCGGACCCGGCTACGGCGGACCCGGCCTGATCGGCCCGGGCATGGTCGGCGGCGGGTGCTCCAACGGCCTGTGCGGGCCCCCGGCGGGCCCGGTCTGCGGGCCTGCCGGCTGCGGCCCGGTCTGCGGGCCGGTCGGTTGCGGCCCGGTCTGCGGACCCTCGGTCTGCGGCTGGCTCACCGGCCACTACGTCAACGGCGAACTGGACGGCACCGAGTGCCGCTCCGGCCTGGACTACGACATCGGCGGGCTGAACGCCGGCCTGAGCCACCAGATCTGCCCGACCCTGCTGGTCGGCGGGTTCGTCGGCTACAGCAGCCTCAGCGCCGAGGCCAACTACTACAACCTCGGCGAGTACGACGTCGACACCTTCCAGTTCGGCGGCTACTTCCGGAAGATCGTCGGCAACTGCTACTTCATCGGCGCCGCCACCGCCGGCTACGACGAGTACGACGTCAGCCGCAACGTCGACTTCAAATACTACCAACGGCCGGCGACGGCGAACTTCCACGGCTGCACCGGCAGCGTGTTCGGCGAGCTGGGCTACACCAAGGCGATCGGCTGCGACTGCTCGCACTTCATCCAGCCGTTCGCCAGCCTGCAGTACACCCGCATCATGCGGGGCGGCGTCGACGAGAAGGGCAGCTTCCAGAAGGATCGCTACAACGACTTCTTCGAACCCAGCGATAAGGGCGACACCAAGGCCTACAAGTTCGCCAACGAAGGCGACGAGTACGGCTCGAACCTGACCGTCTCCGAGACCCGGGACCACTTCCTGCGGACCCGCGTGGGCGTCCGCGGCTTCCGGCGGCTGCGGAACCAGTGCGGCACCTTCCGCGTGCTGCCCGAGGTCCGCGCCTACTGGGCCCACGAGGAATTCGACCCCAGCAGCTACACCGTTCGCCTGAACGATTCGTACGACTGCCCCTTCGTGGTCGCCGGCCTGGAGAACGTCAGCGACGCCGGCGTCCTCGGCACCGGGCTGACCTTCGCCCACTGCGGCGGGTGCAGCGTCTACGGCAACGTGGACGGGTTCTTCGCCGATCGGCAGACCGCCCTGGCGCTCTCCGGCGGGACGCAGTTCTGCTGGTGA
- a CDS encoding transposase, giving the protein MADGSPRPTPTDGSPQTNGPPANGPPASGGGVGRDEEPGPWGRSWGWWREIAGLIPPPQRRGRRADTDLAAVVAAILYKQSSDCPWRRLPQRFPPWQTVYSYHRRWLKDGTLRRIRDKARETDG; this is encoded by the coding sequence ATGGCCGACGGTTCGCCCCGTCCCACCCCGACGGACGGTTCCCCCCAGACAAACGGCCCTCCGGCGAACGGCCCCCCGGCGAGCGGCGGCGGCGTCGGCCGGGACGAGGAGCCGGGGCCGTGGGGGCGGTCGTGGGGTTGGTGGCGGGAGATCGCCGGGCTGATCCCGCCCCCGCAACGGCGGGGCCGCCGGGCGGATACGGACCTCGCCGCGGTCGTGGCGGCGATTCTTTATAAACAGTCCAGCGACTGCCCGTGGCGGCGGCTGCCGCAGCGGTTCCCGCCCTGGCAAACGGTCTATTCCTATCACCGCCGCTGGTTAAAGGACGGCACGCTGCGACGCATCCGCGACAAAGCCCGCGAGACCGACGGGTAG
- a CDS encoding fused DSP-PTPase phosphatase/NAD kinase-like protein, translated as MTRRTALLSLSALLVCGVAAGGYAYHQHHTYKHVATHEAGMMYRSAWCEPEVMAELVERWQIRSVVNLCAPGEMGEARWEGERQAVSNAGAQLLELDMPLDIDPADPRLQKHMDALADPNNYPMLVHCQHGVTRTAKFLAMYDIVMRGRSADQSLDAQPLFGRDRQNVHVTAFAGQFEKAHKSLYPRVSAADLGVLRDSL; from the coding sequence ATGACCCGTCGCACCGCCCTGCTGTCGCTGTCCGCCCTGCTCGTGTGCGGCGTCGCCGCCGGCGGATACGCCTATCATCAGCACCACACGTACAAGCACGTCGCCACGCACGAGGCGGGCATGATGTACCGCAGCGCCTGGTGCGAGCCGGAGGTGATGGCCGAACTGGTCGAGCGCTGGCAGATCCGCAGCGTGGTGAACCTCTGCGCCCCCGGCGAGATGGGCGAGGCCCGCTGGGAAGGGGAGCGGCAGGCGGTTTCCAACGCCGGCGCCCAGCTGCTCGAACTGGACATGCCGCTGGACATCGATCCCGCCGATCCCCGCCTGCAAAAGCACATGGACGCGTTGGCGGACCCCAATAACTACCCGATGCTGGTGCACTGCCAGCACGGCGTGACCCGCACCGCGAAGTTCTTGGCGATGTACGACATCGTCATGCGGGGCCGCTCCGCCGATCAGAGCCTCGACGCCCAGCCGCTGTTCGGCCGCGACCGGCAGAACGTGCACGTCACCGCCTTCGCCGGCCAGTTCGAGAAGGCCCATAAGTCGCTCTACCCCCGGGTTAGCGCCGCGGACCTCGGCGTCCTCCGCGACTCCCTCTGA
- a CDS encoding outer membrane protein assembly factor BamB family protein, with amino-acid sequence MPSFVLLACALAAPNPGPAPGDWPAFLGPAGTGVSEEAGLRAALPDAAAALQWTAEIGEGYSAPAVVTVAGTPSVLTHRRVGDREALVRRALESGETVWESAAPTAFRDPFGYNGGPRATPLVVQTEAGGAVYTLGAAGRAACTDLVAGEERWSRDFNAELTIPRWFFGVGGSPVLYENPAGDSLVIFAPGGQPNAGIVAVNPTTGATVWQAVGKETWDGAATPDGPYEWTGEEQVVSYATPLLATIHGQPHLLCLVRQGLVSLDPRTGAQRFAYWFRSPQYESVNAARPVVIGDRILLSATYRAGSALLKVNASGNGVTELWTQPDLLDCHWSTPIVHDGLIYGFAGRHEREAELQCVDLETGELKWSANGRDAAGPLTFSREAGGYLNAAGERAPTPDFGRGSCLFAPQIGEGGTLYILGERSTLFCAAPSAEGYQERSRTDVPKIGYPAWPAPVLAHGRLLLADEDSLTVLDLRVKE; translated from the coding sequence GTGCCGTCGTTCGTGTTGCTCGCCTGCGCCCTCGCGGCGCCGAACCCGGGTCCGGCGCCGGGCGATTGGCCCGCGTTTCTCGGCCCGGCGGGAACTGGCGTCAGCGAGGAAGCCGGTCTGCGGGCCGCCCTGCCGGACGCCGCCGCCGCCCTCCAATGGACCGCGGAGATCGGCGAGGGCTACAGCGCCCCGGCCGTCGTGACCGTCGCGGGGACGCCCTCCGTCCTCACCCACCGCCGCGTCGGCGACCGCGAGGCCCTCGTCCGCCGCGCCCTGGAGAGCGGCGAAACCGTCTGGGAGTCCGCCGCCCCCACCGCCTTCCGCGATCCGTTCGGCTACAACGGCGGCCCGCGGGCCACCCCGCTGGTGGTTCAAACCGAGGCCGGCGGCGCCGTTTACACCCTCGGCGCCGCCGGGCGGGCGGCCTGCACGGACCTCGTCGCCGGCGAGGAACGCTGGAGCCGCGACTTCAACGCGGAACTGACCATCCCCCGCTGGTTCTTCGGCGTGGGCGGTTCGCCGGTTCTTTATGAGAACCCCGCAGGCGATTCGCTGGTGATCTTCGCCCCCGGCGGCCAGCCGAACGCGGGGATTGTCGCCGTGAACCCGACCACCGGCGCCACCGTCTGGCAGGCCGTCGGCAAGGAGACCTGGGACGGCGCCGCCACGCCCGACGGCCCCTATGAGTGGACCGGCGAGGAGCAGGTCGTCAGCTATGCGACGCCCCTGCTGGCCACGATCCACGGCCAGCCGCACCTGCTCTGCCTCGTCCGGCAGGGGTTGGTGAGCCTCGACCCCCGCACCGGTGCCCAGCGGTTCGCCTACTGGTTCCGCAGCCCGCAGTACGAAAGCGTCAACGCCGCCCGGCCGGTCGTGATCGGCGACCGCATTCTCTTGAGCGCCACCTACCGGGCCGGCTCCGCCTTATTGAAGGTGAACGCATCCGGCAACGGCGTGACGGAGCTGTGGACGCAGCCGGACCTGCTGGACTGCCACTGGAGCACCCCGATCGTCCACGACGGCCTGATTTACGGCTTCGCCGGCCGGCACGAGCGCGAGGCGGAGCTCCAGTGCGTCGACCTGGAGACCGGCGAGTTGAAATGGTCCGCGAACGGCCGCGACGCCGCCGGCCCGCTGACGTTCTCCCGCGAGGCCGGCGGCTACCTCAACGCCGCCGGCGAGCGCGCGCCCACCCCGGACTTCGGCCGCGGCTCCTGCCTGTTCGCCCCGCAGATCGGCGAGGGCGGCACCCTCTACATCCTCGGCGAACGCAGCACGCTGTTCTGCGCGGCGCCCTCCGCGGAGGGCTACCAGGAACGCAGCCGCACCGACGTCCCCAAGATCGGCTACCCCGCCTGGCCGGCCCCGGTCCTCGCCCACGGCCGCCTGCTGCTGGCGGACGAAGACTCGCTGACGGTGTTGGATCTGCGGGTGAAGGAATAG
- a CDS encoding class I SAM-dependent methyltransferase → MPQSVLSRTPEAEVTASADDAAAYDRMDHAAVNRAFVDDLLTELAAADLAERLRDGLNPLRLLDLGTGTGRIPIELGRRPIFARMTLLDASEAMLARAKKNVFASGLQGGVRLRQARADELPFEDGQFHTVVSNSLLHHLTRPAAVLREAARVLAPGGLLFFRDLVRPADAAAVDALVAEHAAKEEPAARELLRASLHAAYTVQEMEALLAEAGVAHVRVERTGDRHLTLCGRPNPAEPVHAETTSAA, encoded by the coding sequence ATGCCCCAATCCGTATTGTCCCGAACGCCGGAGGCGGAGGTGACGGCGTCCGCGGACGACGCCGCCGCCTACGATCGGATGGATCACGCGGCCGTCAATCGGGCGTTCGTTGACGATCTGCTGACCGAACTCGCCGCGGCCGACCTCGCCGAGCGACTGCGGGACGGATTAAACCCGTTGCGGTTGCTGGATCTGGGGACCGGGACCGGACGCATTCCCATTGAACTGGGGCGCCGACCGATTTTCGCACGGATGACGCTGCTCGACGCCTCCGAGGCGATGCTCGCCCGGGCGAAGAAGAACGTGTTCGCCTCCGGGTTGCAGGGCGGCGTGCGGCTGCGGCAGGCCCGGGCGGACGAACTGCCCTTCGAGGACGGGCAGTTCCACACGGTCGTCTCCAACAGCCTGCTCCATCACCTCACGCGGCCGGCGGCGGTGTTGCGGGAGGCGGCGCGCGTGCTGGCGCCGGGGGGCCTGCTGTTCTTCCGCGATCTGGTGCGTCCCGCCGACGCCGCCGCGGTGGACGCCCTGGTGGCGGAGCACGCCGCCAAAGAGGAGCCCGCCGCCCGCGAGTTGCTGCGGGCCTCCCTGCACGCCGCCTATACGGTGCAGGAGATGGAAGCGTTGCTGGCGGAGGCCGGCGTGGCGCACGTCCGGGTGGAGCGAACCGGCGACCGCCACCTGACGTTGTGCGGACGCCCGAACCCCGCCGAGCCGGTACACGCCGAGACGACCTCCGCCGCGTAG
- a CDS encoding DUF6677 family protein — MSDDAVPPPADPSATAPPAAPADDAPVELKSRPIAGLLAAALPGAGHFYQGRTVKGAIYCVCILGLFLCGQALGGWQTVALESNAPGVPFGSEEFDGPGDNPFRTPFGPPRRQLLQHYTAQVFTGGVAWPALLQSQRFDNADNVPRRRLIEPLDAPFEGVLMADLDDRPVVLATLTGTVNAVPRGDGSRVEGTLDVAAASPTDPRLRTGFEGSPAAVFPPGPPRPVTLTPTTVQAFDRPINGEKGRLLKLLVDPSALSAIALPNGVAADELERPRAIGTVPRPLWNWYLAPRDRRAANRLHAEEGTTMDLAVVFTMIAGLLNVLAFWDAIDGPAYGRTDRRLDNGDSDADAPGSPAPAAA, encoded by the coding sequence ATGTCCGACGACGCCGTGCCGCCGCCCGCCGACCCGTCCGCAACGGCGCCGCCCGCGGCGCCGGCGGACGACGCCCCCGTGGAATTAAAGAGCCGCCCGATCGCCGGGCTGCTGGCCGCGGCGCTGCCCGGGGCCGGGCACTTTTATCAGGGACGGACGGTCAAGGGGGCGATCTACTGCGTCTGCATCCTCGGCCTGTTCCTGTGCGGGCAGGCGTTGGGCGGCTGGCAGACGGTCGCCCTGGAGAGCAACGCCCCCGGCGTGCCTTTCGGCTCTGAGGAGTTCGACGGCCCCGGCGACAACCCGTTCCGCACCCCCTTCGGCCCGCCCCGCCGCCAACTGCTCCAGCACTACACCGCCCAGGTCTTCACGGGCGGGGTCGCCTGGCCGGCGCTGCTGCAAAGCCAGCGGTTCGACAACGCGGACAACGTCCCCCGCCGCCGCCTAATCGAGCCGCTGGACGCTCCGTTTGAGGGCGTGTTGATGGCCGACCTCGACGACCGCCCCGTCGTGCTGGCGACGCTCACCGGCACGGTGAACGCCGTCCCCCGGGGCGACGGCTCCCGGGTGGAAGGCACGCTGGACGTCGCCGCCGCCTCCCCGACCGACCCGCGGCTGCGGACCGGCTTCGAGGGCTCCCCCGCCGCGGTCTTTCCCCCCGGGCCGCCCCGGCCGGTCACGCTGACGCCGACCACCGTGCAGGCGTTCGACCGCCCGATCAACGGCGAGAAAGGCCGGCTGCTCAAACTGCTGGTCGACCCTTCCGCCCTGTCCGCGATCGCCCTGCCGAACGGCGTGGCGGCGGACGAACTGGAGCGCCCGCGGGCGATCGGCACGGTGCCGCGGCCGCTGTGGAACTGGTACCTCGCCCCCCGCGACCGCCGGGCCGCCAACCGCCTGCACGCCGAGGAGGGCACGACGATGGACCTCGCCGTGGTCTTCACGATGATCGCCGGCCTGCTGAACGTGCTGGCCTTCTGGGACGCGATCGACGGCCCCGCCTACGGCCGCACCGACCGCCGCCTCGACAACGGCGACTCGGACGCCGACGCCCCCGGCTCCCCCGCCCCCGCTGCGGCTTAA
- a CDS encoding glycosyltransferase family 2 protein has product MPVVTVCIPHWQVEVYAKPCLRSLRKFAPSADPSVELEVIVVDNGSKDGSLDYLRSLSWITLIERPEETSDNWPTNVFTAWDLAARQGRGEYLLTMHCDVFARRDGWLDPHLRTINQPVAEGAPPIVASGAWKLELSSPLYQSWKRVTGTAFGRVKSALGRPGRNYTGREYPRDYCALYRRDALVEHGLSFVPEGNLGGGLAVTQRIWAAGLDTATFPVAEMARSVVHVTHGTAAVTPDKPLRHARKQRQVERAVQKLFRAKWVRELSEDASLDGPPADAVRAAA; this is encoded by the coding sequence ATGCCCGTCGTCACCGTCTGCATTCCGCACTGGCAGGTCGAGGTCTACGCCAAACCCTGCCTCCGCAGCCTGCGGAAGTTCGCCCCCTCCGCCGACCCCAGCGTCGAGTTGGAGGTGATCGTCGTCGACAACGGCTCGAAGGACGGCAGCCTGGACTACCTGCGGTCGCTCTCCTGGATCACGCTGATCGAGCGGCCGGAGGAAACTTCGGACAACTGGCCGACGAACGTCTTCACCGCCTGGGACCTCGCCGCCCGGCAAGGGCGGGGCGAGTACCTGCTGACGATGCACTGCGACGTGTTCGCCCGCCGGGACGGCTGGCTCGATCCGCACCTGCGGACGATCAATCAGCCCGTCGCCGAGGGCGCCCCGCCGATCGTGGCCTCCGGGGCCTGGAAGCTGGAACTGAGCAGCCCGCTGTATCAAAGCTGGAAGCGCGTCACCGGGACTGCGTTCGGCCGGGTCAAATCGGCCTTGGGCCGCCCGGGCCGCAATTACACCGGGCGGGAGTACCCGCGGGATTATTGCGCGCTCTATCGCCGTGATGCGTTGGTGGAGCACGGGCTGTCCTTCGTGCCGGAAGGGAACCTCGGCGGCGGGCTGGCCGTGACCCAGCGGATCTGGGCCGCGGGCCTGGACACCGCCACGTTCCCCGTCGCGGAGATGGCCCGCAGCGTGGTGCACGTGACGCACGGCACCGCGGCGGTCACGCCGGACAAACCGCTCCGCCACGCCCGCAAGCAGCGCCAAGTGGAACGGGCCGTCCAGAAGCTGTTCCGGGCGAAATGGGTGCGGGAGTTGTCCGAAGACGCCTCCCTCGACGGCCCCCCCGCCGACGCCGTCCGGGCCGCGGCGTAA